The stretch of DNA GTGGTGCTGGACTTTATAATGGTTTTGGATTTTTCCAAAAAAACTCAAAGCCAAGGACACCTGCAATTAAACTACGTGCTACCCTTTGAACAACAAACTTTATCTTGTAAAACAAAACTACCCTTTGATTTAAACAAAGAAAAACAATAATCTCTGACCGTCAGTAAATTTCTTGATTACTTGCTCATTTATTCAAGATAGGTTAGTCCAAAGACATGTTCAATGTATCTAACACAACTTGGAACTATTGTTTTGCACTTATTTTAAGTACAATAGCTTTATCTGCCTGTTCAGTAAAAACACCTGATGATTATGATAATGCTCAAGGTTTATTCAAAAAGGCCAAAACTCTTTTTGATAAGAAAAACTACTCAGAAGCCGCCTTATACTTTGAAAATCTTGAAAATAGATTCCCCCAAAGCAGTTACGCTACCCAGGCAGCACTTTTAAAATGTGATGCCTATTTCAATAATAAAGATTACCTCGAAGCCGAATATGCTTACAGCCAATTTAAAAAATATTATCCAAAGCATGAAAAAATAAACTATGTTACTTTAAAAATTGGTTTGTCGCAGCTTAAGCAAGGGAATAAAGTAATAGCAAGAGACCAAAGCTACACCCAATCATCAATTAGCTATTTTAATGAAGTGATTCGCTTGTATCCAGGAACTGAAGCTGCAAAAGAAGCTCTAGTTTATGCCAAACAAGCCAAGAAAAAAATCTATGAAAAAGAACTATATGTTGGAAGCTTTTATTTAAAACAAAAACAAGCCACAGCCGCAATCAATCGCCTAGAGCCTTTATTGGATAACTACACCTATCCCAAACTGCATCAAGAGGCACAATACAAAACAGCTTATGCCTACTATAGGCTCAAAAATTATGAACAGAGCAAAAAGATTTTAGCTTTACAAACAGATACACAAGTAAAAACAAAATACCTTGATAAAATGGCTAAGCTCAAAGCTACTTTGACTGAAAAATAAGAAAATCAACCGTTTGCTTTTTCTACAAGCCCTAGAATGTGTTTGATGGCATCGTCAATTTTAGCTGGATTTTGACCTCCAGCCTGAGCCATATCCGGTCTTCCGCCACCAGACCCACCTATAAGAACGGCAGCCTCTTTTACCAACTGCCCAGCATGAATTTTGGATGTTAAGTTTTTGGATACTTTACACAATAAACTGACTTTACCCTCAATATTAGAGGCCAAAATAACCACCCCTGTTTGTATTTTTTCAAGATATCTATCAGATACATCTCGCAAAGTTTTGACATCCATACCATCAAAAACTTGATAGACCACATCCACATTATTTATTTGATTTTGAGTGGCCTGTTCAAACTTGGCTACAACTTGTGCAGAAACAGATTTTTGTTTTTGTTTGCCTTGTTTAATAAGTTGCTCAACTTTTTCTTCTAACTTATCTGCTGAAACATTAAGTTTCTTTACCAGCTTATCCAACTGCTCTTGTTGTTTATTCAAATAACGTAAAGCGCTGTCTGATGTTAAGGCTTCTATGCGTCTAACTCCAGCAGACACGCTAGTCTCTTTGATAATTTTAAATAAGCCAACTTCATGGCTGGCTCCTAGGTGAGTTCCACCACACAGCTCAACAGAGAAGTCGCCAATACTCACAACTCTGACTTCTTCACCGTATTTTTCACCAAATAATGCCATGGCTCCACTGGCCATGGCTTGTTCCATGCTCATACTCTTTTTTTCTACTTTTTTGCCAGACCAAATTTGTTCATTAACCACTTGTTCAATTTTTTTAATCTCACCGTTTGTTAATGCTTTGCTATGACTAAAATCAAAGCGTAGTTTATCTGGCCCTACTAAAGATCCTTTTTGTCTGACATGCTCTCCTAAAGTTTGAATCAGAGCTGCATGCAATAAATGTGTAGCTGTATGGTTCTGCGCGGTTTTTTGTCTTAGTTTTGCATCCACACTTAAATTGATGTCAGTTCCAAGTTCAAGTTTGCCTTGCTCAACATGAACGGAGTGAACATGCAAATCATTAAGGTATTTTTGTGTATCAATAATGCTTGCTTGCCCAACGGTACTTTCTGCCAATCCTTGGTCACCCACCTGACCACCACTTTCTCCATAAAAGGGGGTTTGGTCGCATACCATAAGGCCTGTTTCACCTTCCTTAAGTACATCAACACTTTTGCCTTGTTTAACCAGAGCAGTTATTTTAGCCGTGCTTGTTAAGCTGTCATAACCCAAGAAATGATTACTCAGTTTATCTTGTTTCCACTGGTCAAGGATCTCAGTTAAGTCCTCTGTGTTACTTTTTTTCCAAGATCCTTTAGCTTTTTCTTTATGTTCCGCAAACGCTTGATCAAAGCCAACTTCATCCAAGCTTAAATTATTTTCACGCAAGATATCTGCAGTCATATCAACAGGAAAACCATAGGTATCATACAGATGAAACGCAACTTCACCTGATAGTTCACTGGATTTACTATTATTTAAACTAACAATCTCTTCCTCTAGAAGTTTCATTCCTCTATCAATCGTTTGAGAAAATCTTTTCTCTTCACTTTCT from bacterium encodes:
- the bamD gene encoding outer membrane protein assembly factor BamD; translated protein: MFNVSNTTWNYCFALILSTIALSACSVKTPDDYDNAQGLFKKAKTLFDKKNYSEAALYFENLENRFPQSSYATQAALLKCDAYFNNKDYLEAEYAYSQFKKYYPKHEKINYVTLKIGLSQLKQGNKVIARDQSYTQSSISYFNEVIRLYPGTEAAKEALVYAKQAKKKIYEKELYVGSFYLKQKQATAAINRLEPLLDNYTYPKLHQEAQYKTAYAYYRLKNYEQSKKILALQTDTQVKTKYLDKMAKLKATLTEK
- the alaS gene encoding alanine--tRNA ligase — encoded protein: MSKKVVQSHEIREAFLSFFESKQHKRVQSASLVPAEDPTLLFTNAGMNQFKSIFTGEEQRSYNKAASVQKCVRAGGKHNDLENVGYTARHHTFFEMLGNFSFGDYFKKEAIAFAWDFTTQYLQFPLEKLYVTVYQEDDEAYNIWKNDIGLDESRIYRFGEKDNFWSMGEVGPCGPCTELFYDQGESVPGEKLGDDSDRFLEFWNLVFMEFEQKKDGSRIKLPNPSIDTGMGLERASALAQAVTSNYESDLFLPLLNHLGQKSQGRNYYDIVSEQQASYRVIADHLRCMTFLIADGVLPSNEGRGYVLRRIMRRAMRHGKKIGFEKPFLHRFSLDVIESMQQSYPELQKYNLQIQDCIESEEKRFSQTIDRGMKLLEEEIVSLNNSKSSELSGEVAFHLYDTYGFPVDMTADILRENNLSLDEVGFDQAFAEHKEKAKGSWKKSNTEDLTEILDQWKQDKLSNHFLGYDSLTSTAKITALVKQGKSVDVLKEGETGLMVCDQTPFYGESGGQVGDQGLAESTVGQASIIDTQKYLNDLHVHSVHVEQGKLELGTDINLSVDAKLRQKTAQNHTATHLLHAALIQTLGEHVRQKGSLVGPDKLRFDFSHSKALTNGEIKKIEQVVNEQIWSGKKVEKKSMSMEQAMASGAMALFGEKYGEEVRVVSIGDFSVELCGGTHLGASHEVGLFKIIKETSVSAGVRRIEALTSDSALRYLNKQQEQLDKLVKKLNVSADKLEEKVEQLIKQGKQKQKSVSAQVVAKFEQATQNQINNVDVVYQVFDGMDVKTLRDVSDRYLEKIQTGVVILASNIEGKVSLLCKVSKNLTSKIHAGQLVKEAAVLIGGSGGGRPDMAQAGGQNPAKIDDAIKHILGLVEKANG